One genomic region from Apodemus sylvaticus chromosome 1, mApoSyl1.1, whole genome shotgun sequence encodes:
- the Gmfg gene encoding glia maturation factor gamma isoform X1 → MVRGPGCRGRSDSLVVCEVDPELKEILRKFRFRKETNNAAIIMKVDKDRQMVVLEDEFQNVSPEELKLELPERQPSLLYTRFVVYSYKYVHDDGRVSYPLCFIFSSPVGCKPEQQMMYAGSKNRLVQIAELTKVFEIRTTDDLTETWLKEKLAFFR, encoded by the exons ATGGTCAGAGGGCCTGGGTGCCGAGGACGG TCTGACTCCCTGGTGGTGTGTGAAGTGGACCCGGAGCTAAAGGAAATATTGAGGAAATTCCGTTTCCGAAAAGAGACCAACAATGCAGCCATCATAA TGAAAGTGGACAAAGATCGGCAGATGGTGGTGCTGGAGGACGAGTTCCAG aATGTTTCCCCAGAGGAACTTAAGTTGGAGTTGCCAGAGAGACAGCCCAG TCTCCTGTATACCAG gtttgtGGTCTACAGCTACAAGTACGTGCACGATGACGGCAGGGTGTCCTACCCTTTGTGTTTCATCTTCTCCAGCCCCGTGG GCTGCAAGCCTGAACAACAGATGATGTACGCAGGAAGTAAAAACAGGCTGGTGCAGATCGCGGAGCTTACGAAG GTGTTTGAAATCCGCACCACAGACGACCTCACCGAGACCTGGCTGAAGGAAAAGTTAGCTTTCTTCCGTTGA
- the Gmfg gene encoding glia maturation factor gamma isoform X3, with the protein MSDSLVVCEVDPELKEILRKFRFRKETNNAAIIMKVDKDRQMVVLEDEFQNVSPEELKLELPERQPSLLYTRFVVYSYKYVHDDGRVSYPLCFIFSSPVGCKPEQQMMYAGSKNRLVQIAELTKVFEIRTTDDLTETWLKEKLAFFR; encoded by the exons ATG TCTGACTCCCTGGTGGTGTGTGAAGTGGACCCGGAGCTAAAGGAAATATTGAGGAAATTCCGTTTCCGAAAAGAGACCAACAATGCAGCCATCATAA TGAAAGTGGACAAAGATCGGCAGATGGTGGTGCTGGAGGACGAGTTCCAG aATGTTTCCCCAGAGGAACTTAAGTTGGAGTTGCCAGAGAGACAGCCCAG TCTCCTGTATACCAG gtttgtGGTCTACAGCTACAAGTACGTGCACGATGACGGCAGGGTGTCCTACCCTTTGTGTTTCATCTTCTCCAGCCCCGTGG GCTGCAAGCCTGAACAACAGATGATGTACGCAGGAAGTAAAAACAGGCTGGTGCAGATCGCGGAGCTTACGAAG GTGTTTGAAATCCGCACCACAGACGACCTCACCGAGACCTGGCTGAAGGAAAAGTTAGCTTTCTTCCGTTGA
- the Gmfg gene encoding glia maturation factor gamma isoform X2 has translation MVRGPGCRGRSDSLVVCEVDPELKEILRKFRFRKETNNAAIIMKVDKDRQMVVLEDEFQNVSPEELKLELPERQPRFVVYSYKYVHDDGRVSYPLCFIFSSPVGCKPEQQMMYAGSKNRLVQIAELTKVFEIRTTDDLTETWLKEKLAFFR, from the exons ATGGTCAGAGGGCCTGGGTGCCGAGGACGG TCTGACTCCCTGGTGGTGTGTGAAGTGGACCCGGAGCTAAAGGAAATATTGAGGAAATTCCGTTTCCGAAAAGAGACCAACAATGCAGCCATCATAA TGAAAGTGGACAAAGATCGGCAGATGGTGGTGCTGGAGGACGAGTTCCAG aATGTTTCCCCAGAGGAACTTAAGTTGGAGTTGCCAGAGAGACAGCCCAG gtttgtGGTCTACAGCTACAAGTACGTGCACGATGACGGCAGGGTGTCCTACCCTTTGTGTTTCATCTTCTCCAGCCCCGTGG GCTGCAAGCCTGAACAACAGATGATGTACGCAGGAAGTAAAAACAGGCTGGTGCAGATCGCGGAGCTTACGAAG GTGTTTGAAATCCGCACCACAGACGACCTCACCGAGACCTGGCTGAAGGAAAAGTTAGCTTTCTTCCGTTGA